One Takifugu flavidus isolate HTHZ2018 chromosome 3, ASM371156v2, whole genome shotgun sequence genomic window, agggaagcatatacaatgtgaagaggattggtccgagtacggaaccttgaggaactccatggctaaccctactgtatgaggagggaacgccgtggacatgggcaaactggtatctatcagataagtatgatctaaaccagtctagtgctgtccctttaatcccaatcacatgttccagtctctgtaacaggatgctgtgatcaactgtatcaaaagcagcactgaggtccagcagaaccagcatagagaccagtccatgatcggaagctatgagaagatcattagtgactttaagaagtgctgtttctgtactgtgatgagctctaaagcctgactgaaacatctcaaacaggctgttcctctgcaggtgctccagtaactgagtcaccaccaccttctctagaactttagagataaaataatgagatgttgaaattaaatatttattatacacatttatacagcattggaaaactttaagaatgtttgtcgcATTTTTCcgcctacagaaattatattaaaacaatttccattttcatattttttgaaaaagctccagggagccactagggcggcgccaaagagccacaTGCGGCTCTACAGCCATGAGTTGCTGACCCGTTTCCCAAAAACGGAAGCCTGAGGAGTCCattaaagaagattaaagaatgtGTAAGATgcctttgattctttgatgtttccttgAAGTTAGATGAAAGAAACACTTGATCAAACAAATAATGTGCACCTAAGAGGTGAGAGAACGCACCAAACAAGTCAAATCTTGCAGTTTAAATCTATACAGcatatgtttcttttctttcattgcaacattttatctttttacacatcaaaaatgcaaacactgggaGTTTCACTGAATGAAAAATTCCCCACAAAGTTGTGGCGATTGATCAATGACAGCAAAATTAATACCATCATCTGGAACCACCAAGGAGACGGAATCATCATCAATGGGAATTTAATAGAAAATGACTTCTTGTCTTCAAATGGCTTCAAAACCTCCAAATTCTCAAGTTTTACACGACAGCTAAATTTGTATGGCTTCAGGAAATCCCAGCGTTTAAATAGAGACAACATTCATCATTATTTCCACCCCAACCTCCAAAGAAACCAACCAgaacttcttccccttctgaggAGATCTGCTCCAAAATCGAGACCCGGTGTGAACCTTGACCTCAGAAAGAAAGATCTgaatgagaggtggagggaccgTCGCAATCTGGATGATACACGCGATGATGCCAAAGATGCAACTCCGCACAATGgtgcatctgtgttgtcattACTACCTTCTGGAGTTGACTTTTTGTACCACACATTAAATGCAAACAGGGAATCTGCGGTGAACACAGTCCAGATTCCAGCTCAACAGTCCGGGGAAAGGGAAGAATTGCAGGTGTCGTTACCAAGGCAACTCCCAAACCTAATTCCAGAGGTAATTtgcagattttcatgtttttatccaGCAAAACATATTTCTTTACGACACAACTTCAATATTTGTTGAGCTTGTATGTGATATTGTTCTTATTCATGAGCTATTGACTCTTTTTGTATTacattttgtggttttaatttattaaaatatcattGTTGTTGTAGTTGGAGAACTGTTGTACTGTTATGAATGCGAAAACACAAAACTCCTTTCCAGTTTGTGAAGATAAACATGATAAAAATTTGTCTTCTGACCTATCTCAGGCAGAGGTCCGATCGCCTGCATCCAAACCGCTGCATGACATTGTGCCAGGTGACTGGATCATGGTGAAGGTTCTGAGCACCAGGAAAAGGAATGGCTGGAAGGGTCCACACCAGGTGCTACAAGCTTCTCACACAAGTGTGATGATCGCTGAAGGAGCAACGTGGTTGGATACCAGCCAATTTAAGAGCTTGCTGAATAATAGTTCTTCAAGTACAGACAGTGAAGCACATTTTAAGGGAgcctattgttgttattagagtGCAGGATATGTTTgaataaaaggttaaattgtcatcttttttattaaaatggctGCAACTCCATGCATTTAAGAATGTTGACATGGTCAAGACAACATGCTGAAGTTAAACTTGCAGAGAATGGTCCAAAAGGGGAGAAATATCCAGTTAGAAGCAGATGAAAATGCCTGTCAAACTATCAGGTGACACATTACTTTCATTTTATAAATATACACTTGGCACCAATTTATTAGGTACACCTTTAGCAGTAAAAGATGgcaccagtttgagatgatatACAAACTTGGTCCTTACCCGAGGTACAGATAGAACAAGTGTAGTGCCAGAATGCAAGGCATAGGAACTGCTAAATTTCTGCAATAAGGTGCACAGATTAGGAGGAACCAAGCCTAAAAGTGCATTATAAATTAGGCTCAGCCAATATGTGTATCTGCGTGCAGTCAGAGAATGCAAATTTGATTTCATATACAATTCAAAATGGTGGACAAGACGACTACAACCAGCTCAGATCTGTTCGTAGCTACTAACCAAATCTCCACATGATTTTGACCGTGCGAAGAGCTTGTATAAATGTACcaatatgtataaataatgcTTGTCACTCTTGTAAATTGcaattttaattcatattgTAGTCTTTTGTGTAAATAATAAGCAGATGCCTTTGAAAAACACAATATAGGAATATCCTAAACGTGACAAACTATTAGAAACACAAGTCAAGAGTGGCCTTGACGCATTAAAGATTGCTTTATGATGTAAGTCATGTTGAGGATTTCTGCATTATACAATGTCGAACAATATTTACAAGTTACTCATGTAAACTGATGTTTTAGACGCAGAAGCATCCACGAAATCCGACGGTAGGTATACGTTTAAAAGCAACGTTACTGTTAGCAAAAACGTTGTCCTTTACCGACGACAGTGGTTCTCAAACTGTTCCCTGTCGGACTTTGTTTAGAGAAAATTCCCgctgttttacatcatttaaaCGCTGTTATCAAAAAGCAAAATCCAATCATCAAAAACTAAAAGCCGACTTCGAGCTAGCAAACACTAACgcgaaggagcagcaggaaaactgaaGAAATTCTAAATCAGGGGTCGgtaacccaaaatgttggaagagccatattggaccaagaaacaaatctgtctggagccgcaaaaaattaaagccttatacagggcttataataaaggcaacacatgctgtgagtGTCTAtcttagctgtattagcctactttccaaatgatcagtaggctacaaatacataatgagcatcctggagagaatgacgcactaCATGGccactttaagtttaacttccattataatgagatgttgaaattaaatatttattatacacatttatacagaatTGGAAaattttaagaatgtttgtcacgttttcctcctacagaaattatattaaaacaatttccattttcatattttttgaaaaagctccagggagccactagggcggcgccaaagagccacaTGCGGCTCTACAGCCATGAGTTGCTGACCCGTTTCCCAAAAACGGAAGCTTGAGGAGTCCattaaagaagattaaagaatgtGTAAGATgcctttgattctttgatgtttccttgAAGTTAGATGAAAGAAACACTTGATCAAACAAATAATGTGCACCTAAGAGGTGAGAGAACGCACCAAACAAGTCAAATCTTGCAGTTTAAATCTATACAGcatatgtttcttttctttcattgcaacattttatctttttacacatcaaaaatgcaaacactgggaGTTTCACTGAATGAAAAATTCCCCACAAAGTTGTGGCGATTGATCAATGACAGCAAAATTAATACCATCATCTGGAACCACCAAGGAGACGGAATCATCATCAATGGGAATTTAATAGAAAATGACTTCTTGTCTTCAAATGGCTTCAAAACCTCCAAATTCTCAAGTTTTACACGACAGCTAAATTTGTATGGCTTCAGGAAATCCCAGCGTTTAAATAGAGACAACATTCATCATTATTTCCACCCCAACTTCCAAAGAAACCAACCAgaacttcttccccttctgaggAGATCTGCTCCAAAATCGAGACCCGGTGTGAACCTTGACCTCAGAAAGAAAGATCTgaatgagaggtggagggaccgTCGCAATCTGGATGATACACGCGATGATGCCAAAGATGCAACTCCGCACAATGgtgcatctgtgttgtcattACTACCTTCTGGAGTTGACTTTATGTAtcacacaataaatgtaaacagggAATCTGCGGTGAACACAGTCCAGATTCCAGCTCAACAGTCCGGGGAAAGGGAAGAATTGCAGGTGTCGTTACCAAGGCAACTCCCAAACCTAATTCCAGAGGTAATTtgcagattttcatgtttttatccaGCAAAACATATTTCTTTATGACACAAATTCAATATTTGTTTAGCTTGTATGTGATATTGTTCTTATTCATGAGCTATTGACTCTTTTTGTATTacattttgtggttttaatttattaaaatatcattGTTGTTGTAGTTGGAGAACTGTTGTACTGTTatgaatgcaaaaacaaaaactcctTTCCAGTTTGTGAAGATAAACATGATAAAAATTTGTCTTCTGACCTATCTCAGGCAGAGGTCCGATCGCCTGCATCCAAACCGCTGCATGACATTGTGCCAGGTGACTGGATCATGGTGAAGGTTCTGAGCACCAGGAAAAGGAATGGCTGGAAGGGTCCACACCAGGTGCTACAAGCTTCTCACACAAGTGTGATGATCGCTGAAGGAGCAACGTGGTTGGATACCAGCCAATTTAAGAGCTTGCTGAATAATAGTTCTTCAAGTACAGACAGTGAAGCACATTTTAAGGGAgcctattgttgttattagagtGCAGGATATGTTTgaataaaaggttaaattgtcatcttttttattaaaatggctGCAACTCCATGCATTTAAGAATGTTGACATGGTCAAGACAACGTGCTGAAGTTAAACTTGCAGAGAATGGTCCAAAAAGAGAAATATCCAGTTAGAAGCAGATGAAAATGCCTGTCAAACTATCAGGTGACACATTACTTTCATTTTATAAATATACACTCGGCACCAATTTATTAGGTACACCTTTAGCAGTAAAAGATGGCACCAGTTTGAGATGCTATACAAACTTGGTCCTTACCCGAGGTACAGATAGAACAAGTGTAGTGCAAGAATGCAAGGCATAGGAACTGCTAAGTTTCTGCAATAAGGTGCACAGATTAGGAGGAACCAAGCCTAAAAGTGCATTATAAATTGGGCTCAGCCAATATGTGTATCTGCGTGCACTCAGAGAAGGCAAATTTGATTTCATATACAATTCAAAATGGTGGATAAGACGACTACAACCAGCTCAGATCTGTTCGTTGCTACTAACCAAATCTCCACATGATTTTGACCGTGCGTCAATCATTTGCTTGTGTGTTAAAGGAGGGAACAAGGCATTGATTTGTGAGAAACCTGCTCCCAGATCTGTTTCTTCACTCATGCCGTGGTCCCAGGActgaattttccttttaaaacccCTTTGTTTCCCCCAACTGTTCTCAGCGGGGGCACTGCTCTGCCCCTATCAGCTTTAaagtttttttccttcttttcttgtcATTCTGCTAAAATCAAACTGCTTTTACAAGGACAGTTATAATTGTTGCTGGCAGCTGAGTCTGCGTCCACATGTAATATCAAATAAATTGAGATGTAAAATCAGCATGGTGAGTAAACAGAACAATAAGTTACAATAATCAATCTAATCATCATGCGAGTGAGGCACATTCAAACATTTTGTAACAATGAATTTAATTTTGCCAAGTTTCATCGTCATGACAGTGTTTTTACAATTACACATTTAAGACTATTTAAAGGTCTTCAAATGATTTCAGTGCCCATGTATAGGAACATTTGTTGTAACAACCAATCAACACTTTAAGAAGACTGTTGTACCTAGCAACGGGGTCACCCTAAGGTGAAAGGTTTTGTCCTCTCCTTGCTCAGAAACTTCTGTTTTATATTGAAGTTTCAGCCTAATTTAGGATCTCCCTGAGAGGATTCTGAGAATATTTGTGAATGTGGACCCTGAGCTTGTTCCTGTGGTAGCAGAATTAGACTGGAGTTGGGAGTGTCCAACCCTGTATAAATGTCCACTCTACTATGCAGACACAGTCGAACTTTGCTCTGATGACTCCTCGGTCACAGGAAGCTTCAGTTTGATGCAGTAATCCAGGGAACCAAATGCAGGAGCTTCATCAGACACACCAACCAGGGGCACGCTTCCCTGAACCTTCCCATCATGCTCAAATAGCGGCTGCAGTGGAAGATGAGCCGCTGCCACTGTCCTCCAATCACAGCCCACAAGCCTCTGATGCAGCTCGACTAAGACAGAGCAACTACTGATGTACTCAAGAAAGTCATCATCCATCTTTACAATGTACTTGGATGTGAAGCTGTATTTAGGGTTTTGCCCCCTCACCACTGGTGTAATGTGATTGTCAAACCTGAAGAAACTGTATGTacagaaggttgtgggttcacattcatccaggagcttcagcgcTGATGGAGATAGTCTGACACCAACTATCTGGAGTTCTGTGAGGTTCTCTCCACATTCCAGGTGAACAGATTCCTCACATGAGCTCCTTTCTCTGTTATCCTCTGACTGGACTGTGTGAGTTGTGCTGCCAAACTGTCTAATTTGAGTTTCCAGTTGGTTGATTTTGGCTTCTCTTGCATCCAGCagtttttcctgttgtttcagTTTTTGTTCATACCTTGCATGGTCCTTGTTCCTCCTCCTAGTCACATCCTCCAGCTTCAGCTTGTAGTCTTTGCAGTTGATCCTCTCCACACTGAGGATGTTCTTGGACTTCTGTAGCGCCTGCATTGTCTTATCATGAGCATCTTTCACTTCTTGCATGGCCTTTGCTCTGTCTTCCATCTCAACAATGCCAGCTGTTTGTAACTCCGTCGGATTCTTCTGTTTTTTGACAAGCTGCAGTGCCTCGTTAAGTTCATCTGCACTATATTCACCTTCCTCAGTGTAGCAGCTTAAATGACTGTTCAGCTcttccagtttctgctgcttctcctgacATTCTATCTTTAGTTTTCTTATTTCTGCCGTCAGTTCCTCATTGGTCTCCTCCTCAGATTTAATCTTGTTGAGGATGGCTTTTTTGTCAACAAGTTCAGCCTTCAATGCCGTCTGTAGCTGGGTGACCTGCAACTGCTGCTCCTGTAGTTGTAATTTCTGTGCTTTACAGGCAGCACAGGTACTTTTTTGTAGATTGGATACCCTCTCTCTGAGCAGGTCCCGCTCCTCTTTGAGCTGagtgagctgctgctgtagcccttGTACCCTGTCATTGTCCATGATGGGAACCTGAAGTTGTTTCTCCAACTGTGaactccttttcttttcatcatttagCTGAGCTAATAGGTCATTCATTTGCCTGACTGCTGTTTGGTAACTTTCCTTTAATGTACTCCGACTCTCCTGCAGTTGCAACAATCTTTCTTGCAACTCAGCCACAATGTTGGATTTGTCAGTCATCTGTTTTTGTAGTTTGGTCATTGTCACGTTGTTTTCAACATTTGACCAGATTTTAGAGGTTTCTTCTTGTTGAATCTGCATGACTTTCTTCTCATACTCTGCCTCCTTTTCCTTCAGTTTGTCCTGTAGTCGCTCCAAAGCACCTTCCATCTCTTTAatgtggctctgctgcagcaggttcttttcttttaagCTACAGATTTCTGCCCTtgcctcctccagcaggctAGGTGGAtattttcctccccctcccagtcTCTTGACATTTTTTGGTGCTTTTGGATAGCAAGAGAAATTGTTATTTTGCAACTTCTTGTGTCCAGAATAAACCAAACTTCTCCCATTGTTCAGACAGTGTTGCTGTCTGGCTATATGTTCGCGTTGTTTAAGCTCCTCGTTCTGCCTCTGCAGTCTCTGCACTTTCTGCTGCAGATCCTCCACCGCTATGTTCATTTGCTTATCTACCAACCCAAGCTGGCCCCTGCCTGTTATAATTTGTGCCAAATGACTCTGGTCATTTGCCATCTTCCTTAACTTGGTGCCCAGCGTCTTCATCTCATCATCTTTTTTGTTAGCATTTTCTTTGAGGCGCAGGTTCTCTTCCTGCAGGCGCACAAAACGATCCTCCAACTCCTCCCTGAACACCCAAAAAAACCAAGTactaaaatcaaaataaacagAGCTAACAGTGTTCTTAATTCAAGACAACGCCACATACTTACCTGCTATAAGCATGAAGATATCTGTAATGCTGCATTCCTCTTATTAGTGGCATCTTGGGAAGTATATTCACGTATTCACATTATCCTACAGAAGGCATAAAATGAagcatgtatacacacacatgcacgtgcataGATACATATGCATGTGCATAAACACCCTCACGCATATCTACTACCACACTACTTTTCCAATAAGTGTCTATGACATCTTGGCAACATAAGACACCCCACAATGGTTTTCAGGACTCACCTGTATGAAATGGCTTTTCTTTTACTGTAGCTATTTGAGAAACTAAATCAAGAGTATCTAGTGGCTTTGATTGCAATATTAGTCTTTGATTAAGAAATCTCCTTTAATCTTTGTATGCTCtgtatttttcctgtttgtatAAATGgcagttgattttttttttctttttaaactttatttgcaaaaatcaaggttttttttaaatggcccCATTGTTTTATAATGGAAAgttattaaatctaaaaatctATCAAATCTACTTCAACTGCCTCATGCTGTCCTCTGATATGTTGTTTGCATGATGCTGACACTCATCCCATAAGAAGGGACAGGCCATTGTTAAAGGGCACTATACGAATCTATAAGTCTCTCTGTCATAAAAGTATTCACTCTGATGattttgatgcttttgtgtGGTTTATATTGTTTTTTGATTTATTAGCAGTTCATGTACAGTTGAAAAGTTGTTTAGAATGATAAATACTGGTTTAAAGGCTGTTTAACGACTGGCTTATAAGGATAAACAATTTAATATGCAGTAAAATACAGATGTTAAATGCTAATTCATGATGCTTCAATTTGTTTATACTAAAATACTGTGATTATCCCAAAATACTTCCAATACTAAGGTATACTAAGTCATTTTTCTATGATTTAAGTAATCGCCTTAGGACTCAACGGATGCTTGGTGTGGACAACTGTGGAATCTGACTTTGAAAACATTACACTGTCAATTTCATACAGATTCTGATGAGAACACCAACTATATAATTGCTCAGGTAGCCACGTAAACAGTacgcacacaaacaaaaataactaAACTCTGACTTTCCTTACTCCCAAAGAAGGAGCACTTTTGTGTTTGAAgttgtttattgttttaaagCTCTTTCTCCATATTGTGTACCCATGTGTTCTTGAATGTTTGATTTGAGTCAATGTGATTAATGCAAATGTGTCATTGGCATTGGTGCCGTAAGGGCACTACAGGTATTTTGTGTCactttttccattaaaagacgAATATGCAGATATGTTAGGTAGTGCTGCATGCCTAGGTGATGAAATTGTGTTATCTGCTGCAGTCTTTGTTGCTTTTTGCCGTTAAAAACTGCCCAATTTCATTTGCAGAATGTTGAAGCCTCTCCTTCAGGTCCACTCCAATGGTCACATCAGACAGTGCGGACCATTTCCCATCTGTGAAGGTAAGTGGAACTGAAAGCGCAACGCCATCTGGGAGGTCATGGTAACCTACACAAGATGCCAAGAATAATCCCATGTCAGCTGTAGCAAATAGTCCAGTAATTTCAAATTGAGATACAGATCCAACTTTTATTACCTGAGCAAAGCACACCCAAGGAAAACACCTCATTTCCAGCACCAAGGCCGTTCCAAGCCTTCAGGACAGTGAGGATGCCATGGCTGCATGACATGG contains:
- the LOC130523462 gene encoding uncharacterized protein LOC130523462; translated protein: MKETLDQTNNVHLRGERTHQTSQILQFKSIQHMFLFFHCNILSFYTSKMQTLGVSLNEKFPTKLWRLINDSKINTIIWNHQGDGIIINGNLIENDFLSSNGFKTSKFSSFTRQLNLYGFRKSQRLNRDNIHHYFHPNLQRNQPELLPLLRRSAPKSRPGVNLDLRKKDLNERWRDRRNLDDTRDDAKDATPHNGASVLSLLPSGVDFLYHTLNANRESAVNTVQIPAQQSGEREELQVSLPRQLPNLIPEAEVRSPASKPLHDIVPGDWIMVKVLSTRKRNGWKGPHQVLQASHTSVMIAEGATWLDTSQFKSLLNNSSSSTDSEAHFKGAYCCY
- the LOC130523463 gene encoding heat shock factor protein 4-like — encoded protein: MKETLDQTNNVHLRGERTHQTSQILQFKSIQHMFLFFHCNILSFYTSKMQTLGVSLNEKFPTKLWRLINDSKINTIIWNHQGDGIIINGNLIENDFLSSNGFKTSKFSSFTRQLNLYGFRKSQRLNRDNIHHYFHPNFQRNQPELLPLLRRSAPKSRPGVNLDLRKKDLNERWRDRRNLDDTRDDAKDATPHNGASVLSLLPSGVDFMYHTINVNRESAVNTVQIPAQQSGEREELQVSLPRQLPNLIPEAEVRSPASKPLHDIVPGDWIMVKVLSTRKRNGWKGPHQVLQASHTSVMIAEGATWLDTSQFKSLLNNSSSSTDSEAHFKGAYCCY
- the LOC130522179 gene encoding protein fantom-like gives rise to the protein MPLIRGMQHYRYLHAYSREELEDRFVRLQEENLRLKENANKKDDEMKTLGTKLRKMANDQSHLAQIITGRGQLGLVDKQMNIAVEDLQQKVQRLQRQNEELKQREHIARQQHCLNNGRSLVYSGHKKLQNNNFSCYPKAPKNVKRLGGGGKYPPSLLEEARAEICSLKEKNLLQQSHIKEMEGALERLQDKLKEKEAEYEKKVMQIQQEETSKIWSNVENNVTMTKLQKQMTDKSNIVAELQERLLQLQESRSTLKESYQTAVRQMNDLLAQLNDEKKRSSQLEKQLQVPIMDNDRVQGLQQQLTQLKEERDLLRERVSNLQKSTCAACKAQKLQLQEQQLQVTQLQTALKAELVDKKAILNKIKSEEETNEELTAEIRKLKIECQEKQQKLEELNSHLSCYTEEGEYSADELNEALQLVKKQKNPTELQTAGIVEMEDRAKAMQEVKDAHDKTMQALQKSKNILSVERINCKDYKLKLEDVTRRRNKDHARYEQKLKQQEKLLDAREAKINQLETQIRQFGSTTHTVQSEDNRERSSCEESVHLECGENLTELQIVGVRLSPSALKLLDECEPTTFCTYSFFRFDNHITPVVRGQNPKYSFTSKYIVKMDDDFLEYISSCSVLVELHQRLVGCDWRTVAAAHLPLQPLFEHDGKVQGSVPLVGVSDEAPAFGSLDYCIKLKLPVTEESSEQSSTVSA